The sequence below is a genomic window from Rickettsia prowazekii str. Breinl.
TTCGCAACTTCTTCTTTTCGCTCAAGGAACGTTTCTTTTGCTTCTTTAGTATTAGATTCTTTTATAGTTTTTTTTTCTTCTATTGTTTCAATCTCACGCGCTTTAGCATTTTTTTCTTGAGACACAGCTTGTGATGCCTCTGCTTTGAACTTACTCTGTTCAGACTTTTTAGAGTCTTCGTGTTTTATAGGATCTTCTTTTTGCTTTGTTTGGGTTATGATATTTGATTGATCACTAACAGGCAATATCTCAAAAGAGATAATTTGCTCCTCTGGAAATTTTTTATTAAAAAGCGAGGGCATAGCAAATAGAACAAAATAAAACAATAATAAGTGCAGAACAATAGAACAACTAAGGAAAAACGTAAAATGCTCCTTAATTTGATTATTTTTCATTATTTTTAATATTTGAAATAAGCGCTACACGAGAAAAACCTGCAGAGTGAATTTCAGCAATTACCTCTACTACCTTCCCATAAGAAACGTTTTTATCACCTCTTACAAAAATTCTAGCATTCTTGTTTCCTGTGGTAATATTTATAATCTTATCGGTTAAATGAGTTCGTTCTATAAGAGTTTCAAGTAGGAAAATTTTACCTTCATTATTGATAGTAATAACCAAAGGTTCATCCTGCTCTAAAATTGTACTTGGATTGGTTTCAGGTAAATCAACATTTACCCCTGAAACCAACATTGGAGAAGTGACCATAAAAATAATTAATAGCACAAGCATTACATCAACGAGCGGCGTAACATTAATGTCACTCACTACAGCTTTCTTACTTTTTCTATTACTACCTGTAAACATTATAGCCATTACATTTTCTCCTGATCAATTGCCTTAGAAAGTATAGAATTTAACTCACTAATAAAATCTTCAATCTTATTATTGATAAGAGTAATACGAGAAATAAGATAGTTATAAAAAATTACTGCTGGAATAGCAACAAATAAACCGATAGCTGTTGCAAGCAATGCTTCAGCAATCCCTGGTGCTACTACTGCAAGTG
It includes:
- the tolR gene encoding protein TolR; translation: MAIMFTGSNRKSKKAVVSDINVTPLVDVMLVLLIIFMVTSPMLVSGVNVDLPETNPSTILEQDEPLVITINNEGKIFLLETLIERTHLTDKIINITTGNKNARIFVRGDKNVSYGKVVEVIAEIHSAGFSRVALISNIKNNEK